A single genomic interval of Camelina sativa cultivar DH55 chromosome 11, Cs, whole genome shotgun sequence harbors:
- the LOC104723293 gene encoding ubiquitin carboxyl-terminal hydrolase 20-like isoform X1: MLVANSDVSSSILSRTPLIPNSIEIPSIDADVVNVQSLALTSPDRDRDSPPTFDEYTSSSSSDETQFVPSPINFDYGEFGNGTQRMLESQVRIGSNSQTLDDLDDVIWDGSSSDDPRENSQPWTPNVSPGFGSDDDDNSKKECNEPLLSGFMQRPLKIDEPVTGVGAGLWNLGNTCFLNSVLQCFTHTVPLIEGLRSYKYQDPCNCGNEFFCVISVLRAHIDCALRPERIPMAPDYFLHHLNYFSPDFQRYQQEDAHEFLQAFLDKLERCCLDRTSYRSYVSSQDANFVDQVFGGRLISGLRCCNCNSISDTFEKSVGLSLEIEDMDTLESALQSFTRVEKLDEQLTCENCNEKVSKEKQLLLDKLPLVVTFHLKRFKNNGFYMEKIFKHFKIPLELDLQPYMRDNEENDVPTKYHLYALVEHLGYSVTYGHYLSYVRSAPKIWHQFDDVKVTRIDEDSVLSQDSYILFYAREGTPWFSSIAEQMQPLLPLLEASLPNSSPKSVLDSSNGECLSEISYENVDKSSKPCDSAGVSNQYGKAEEDFVSLSNELNEDVFLSAESSSDEDSSMPELMDPLETDDPYVPWSEKEPNTCLAIERATTGDDFFPLLMVEDQDSSQKQQDSAEGTFRMQLKRMEETAENQKKPWKQPLLISDVAVSKEEEFVNVDLMKKPSPRARDLLDQAVSTTTGSPPKKLKTS, translated from the exons ATGTTGGTGGCTAATTCCGACgtttcttcttcgattctctCTCGTACTCCGTTAATCCCCAACTCGATCGAAATCCCGTCGATTGATGCTGATGTTGTTAATGTTCAGTCATTAGCTCTTACGTCTCCCGATCGAGACCGTGATTCGCCTCCGACCTTCGATGAGTAcacctcttcgtcttcttccgaCGAAACCCAATTCGTTCCTTCTCCGATCAATTTCGATTACGGTGAGTTCGGCAACGGGACTCAACGCATGCTAGAGTCTCAGGTTCGGATTGGGAGTAACTCGCAAACTCTTGACGATTTGGACGATGTTATCTGGGACGGGTCCTCGTCTGATGATCCCAGGGAGAATAGCCAACCTTGGACGCCTAATGTCTCTCCTGGCTTtggaagtgatgatgatgacaactCTAAGAAGGAATGTAACGAGCCCTTGTTGTCTGGGTTCATGCAAAGACCTTTGAAGATCGATGAGCCCGTTACTGGTGTT GGTGCTGGGCTTTGGAACTTAGGCAACACTTGTTTCCTTAATTCGGTTTTGCAGTGTTTCACTCACACTGTGCCACTTATCGAGGGCCTTCGTTCATACAAATATCAAGATCCCTGTAACT gTGGTAATGAGTTCTTCTGTGTTATAAGTGTTCTTCGAGCTCACATTGATTGTGCACTGAGGCCTGAGAGAATTCCAATGGCTCCGGATTATTTTCTTCACCATCTTAATT ATTTTTCGCCTGACTTCCAGCGTTATCAACAAGAAGATGCTCATGAGTTTCTGCAAGCATTTTTGGATAAGTTGGAGAGATGTTGTTTGGATCGAACAAGTTATCGCAGCTATGTCTCTTCTCAAGATGCTAACTTTGTTGACCAGGTCTTTGGCGGTCGTCTCATTAGTGGG CTCCGTTGCTGCAACTGCAACTCCATCTCTGATACATTTGAAAAGTCTGTTGGGTTGAGTTTGGAAATTGAAGATATGGATACCCTGGAGAGTGCACTACAATCCTTTACCCGTGTGGAAAAACTTGACGAGCAATTGACATGTGAGAACTGTAATGAAAAAGTCTCAAAGGAGAAGCAACTCTTGCTTGATAAGCTTCCTCTAGTTGTCACATTTCATCTGAAGAGATTCAAGAATAATGGATTTTATATGGAGAAGATCTTCAAGCATTTCAAGATCCCATTGGAGTTAGACTTACAGCCATATATGAGGGATAACGAGGAAAACGAT gttcctACAAAATACCATCTTTATGCTCTTGTGGAGCATCTCGGGTATTCAGTAACCTATGGACATTACTTGTCCTATGTGAGGTCTGCTCCCAAGATATGGCATCAATTTGATGACGTGAAG GTTACCAGAATCGATGAAGATAGTGTGCTGTCACAGGATTCATACATTCTTTTTTATGCACGAGAAGGAACTCCATGGTTTTCTAGCATCGCTGAACAGATGCAGCCATTGCTTCCATTGCTTGAAGCTAGTTTACCGAATTCTTCGCCAAAGTCTGTGCTTGATTCTTCTAACGGGGAGTGTTTATCAGAGATCAGTTATGAGAATGTCGATAAATCCAGCAAACCCTGCGACTCAGCGGGAGTGTCTAACCAATATGGCAAGGCAGAAGAAGATTTTGTATCCCTCTCTAACGAGCTAAACGAAGATGTGTTTCTATCAGCAGAGTCTTCTAGTGACGAGGATTCTTCTATGCCAGAGCTTATGGACCCGCTTGAGACTGATGATCCTTACGTTCCATGGAGTGAAAAAGAACCCAATACTTGTTTAGCCATTGAAAGAGCTACCACTGGTGATGATTTTTTCCCTCTGCTGATGGTTGAAGATCAGGACTCATCCCAAAAACAGCAAG aTTCTGCAGAAGGAACTTTTCGAATGCAGCTCAAGCGAATGGAAGAAACCgcagagaaccaaaaaaagcCTTGGAAGCAGCCATTATTAATAAGTGACGTTGCAGTTTCCAAGGAAGAAGAATTTGTTAATGTAGACCTCATGAAGAAACCTTCACCTCGGGCTAGAGATTTGTTGGATCAAGCGGTTTCTACAACAACTGGTTCTCCAcccaagaaattaaaaacatcatGA
- the LOC104723293 gene encoding ubiquitin carboxyl-terminal hydrolase 20-like isoform X2, which yields MLVANSDVSSSILSRTPLIPNSIEIPSIDADVVNVQSLALTSPDRDRDSPPTFDEYTSSSSSDETQFVPSPINFDYGEFGNGTQRMLESQVRIGSNSQTLDDLDDVIWDGSSSDDPRENSQPWTPNVSPGFGSDDDDNSKKECNEPLLSGFMQRPLKIDEPVTGVGAGLWNLGNTCFLNSVLQCFTHTVPLIEGLRSYKYQDPCNCGNEFFCVISVLRAHIDCALRPERIPMAPDYFLHHLNYFSPDFQRYQQEDAHEFLQAFLDKLERCCLDRTSYRSYVSSQDANFVDQVFGGRLISGLRCCNCNSISDTFEKSVGLSLEIEDMDTLESALQSFTRVEKLDEQLTCENCNEKVSKEKQLLLDKLPLVVTFHLKRFKNNGFYMEKIFKHFKIPLELDLQPYMRDNEENDVPTKYHLYALVEHLGYSVTYGHYLSYVRSAPKIWHQFDDVKVTRIDEDSVLSQDSYILFYAREGTPWFSSIAEQMQPLLPLLEASLPNSSPKSVLDSSNGECLSEISYENVDKSSKPCDSAGVSNQYGKAEEDFVSLSNELNEDVFLSAESSSDEDSSMPELMDPLETDDPYVPWSEKEPNTCLAIERATTGDDFFPLLMVEDQDSSQKQQEGTFRMQLKRMEETAENQKKPWKQPLLISDVAVSKEEEFVNVDLMKKPSPRARDLLDQAVSTTTGSPPKKLKTS from the exons ATGTTGGTGGCTAATTCCGACgtttcttcttcgattctctCTCGTACTCCGTTAATCCCCAACTCGATCGAAATCCCGTCGATTGATGCTGATGTTGTTAATGTTCAGTCATTAGCTCTTACGTCTCCCGATCGAGACCGTGATTCGCCTCCGACCTTCGATGAGTAcacctcttcgtcttcttccgaCGAAACCCAATTCGTTCCTTCTCCGATCAATTTCGATTACGGTGAGTTCGGCAACGGGACTCAACGCATGCTAGAGTCTCAGGTTCGGATTGGGAGTAACTCGCAAACTCTTGACGATTTGGACGATGTTATCTGGGACGGGTCCTCGTCTGATGATCCCAGGGAGAATAGCCAACCTTGGACGCCTAATGTCTCTCCTGGCTTtggaagtgatgatgatgacaactCTAAGAAGGAATGTAACGAGCCCTTGTTGTCTGGGTTCATGCAAAGACCTTTGAAGATCGATGAGCCCGTTACTGGTGTT GGTGCTGGGCTTTGGAACTTAGGCAACACTTGTTTCCTTAATTCGGTTTTGCAGTGTTTCACTCACACTGTGCCACTTATCGAGGGCCTTCGTTCATACAAATATCAAGATCCCTGTAACT gTGGTAATGAGTTCTTCTGTGTTATAAGTGTTCTTCGAGCTCACATTGATTGTGCACTGAGGCCTGAGAGAATTCCAATGGCTCCGGATTATTTTCTTCACCATCTTAATT ATTTTTCGCCTGACTTCCAGCGTTATCAACAAGAAGATGCTCATGAGTTTCTGCAAGCATTTTTGGATAAGTTGGAGAGATGTTGTTTGGATCGAACAAGTTATCGCAGCTATGTCTCTTCTCAAGATGCTAACTTTGTTGACCAGGTCTTTGGCGGTCGTCTCATTAGTGGG CTCCGTTGCTGCAACTGCAACTCCATCTCTGATACATTTGAAAAGTCTGTTGGGTTGAGTTTGGAAATTGAAGATATGGATACCCTGGAGAGTGCACTACAATCCTTTACCCGTGTGGAAAAACTTGACGAGCAATTGACATGTGAGAACTGTAATGAAAAAGTCTCAAAGGAGAAGCAACTCTTGCTTGATAAGCTTCCTCTAGTTGTCACATTTCATCTGAAGAGATTCAAGAATAATGGATTTTATATGGAGAAGATCTTCAAGCATTTCAAGATCCCATTGGAGTTAGACTTACAGCCATATATGAGGGATAACGAGGAAAACGAT gttcctACAAAATACCATCTTTATGCTCTTGTGGAGCATCTCGGGTATTCAGTAACCTATGGACATTACTTGTCCTATGTGAGGTCTGCTCCCAAGATATGGCATCAATTTGATGACGTGAAG GTTACCAGAATCGATGAAGATAGTGTGCTGTCACAGGATTCATACATTCTTTTTTATGCACGAGAAGGAACTCCATGGTTTTCTAGCATCGCTGAACAGATGCAGCCATTGCTTCCATTGCTTGAAGCTAGTTTACCGAATTCTTCGCCAAAGTCTGTGCTTGATTCTTCTAACGGGGAGTGTTTATCAGAGATCAGTTATGAGAATGTCGATAAATCCAGCAAACCCTGCGACTCAGCGGGAGTGTCTAACCAATATGGCAAGGCAGAAGAAGATTTTGTATCCCTCTCTAACGAGCTAAACGAAGATGTGTTTCTATCAGCAGAGTCTTCTAGTGACGAGGATTCTTCTATGCCAGAGCTTATGGACCCGCTTGAGACTGATGATCCTTACGTTCCATGGAGTGAAAAAGAACCCAATACTTGTTTAGCCATTGAAAGAGCTACCACTGGTGATGATTTTTTCCCTCTGCTGATGGTTGAAGATCAGGACTCATCCCAAAAACAGCAAG AAGGAACTTTTCGAATGCAGCTCAAGCGAATGGAAGAAACCgcagagaaccaaaaaaagcCTTGGAAGCAGCCATTATTAATAAGTGACGTTGCAGTTTCCAAGGAAGAAGAATTTGTTAATGTAGACCTCATGAAGAAACCTTCACCTCGGGCTAGAGATTTGTTGGATCAAGCGGTTTCTACAACAACTGGTTCTCCAcccaagaaattaaaaacatcatGA